A single region of the Oryzias latipes chromosome 21, ASM223467v1 genome encodes:
- the LOC111946772 gene encoding uncharacterized protein LOC111946772 has product MNTRSGKMSNPSGNAQTTAINPGTVGKKRKKSTAGISKERETSTVDQPDVHMDDDGVDTEETVAPTAFLHFKKKELKRREAKKKKQHTVTKKISDLTKERDSLCQQVGQMGQLTHPPRPTHLLVHLLFLRPSVHPAPVHPAPVHSAPLHSTPLHPAPHQLLFQIRNEEKTQEQKDAPPPESKKKGQKKEKEDKKGTQQAKSTSSSRGHQEIQESPKGLQEREKAEFGISEGRC; this is encoded by the exons ATGAACACACGGTCTGGTAAAATGTCCAACCCCAGCGGGAATGCGCAAACTACCGCGATAAATCCAGGTACTGtcggaaaaaagaggaaaaagtcaaCAGCGGGAATTTCGAAGGAGAGGGAAACTTCAACTGTGGACCAGCCGGATGTGCACATGGACGATGACGGTGTCG ATACTGAAGAAACTGTAGCTCCAACagcatttctgcattttaagAAGAAAGAGCTTAAACGACGTGAggccaagaagaagaagcagcacaCAGTCACCAAAAAAATCAGTGACCTGACTAAGGAGAGAGACTCCCTCTGCCAACAAGTTGGTCAAA TGGGACAACTGACTCATCCTCCTCGGCCAACACATCTCCTGGtgcatcttctttttcttcgtCCTTCAGTTCATCCAGCTCCAGTTCATCCAGCTCCAGTTCATTCAGCTCCACTTCATTCaactcctcttcatccagcACCTCATCAACTGCTTTTTCAGatcagaaatgaagaaaaaacgcAAGAACAAAAAGATGCACCGCCACcggagtcaaaaaaaaaaggacaaaagaaagaaaaagaagacaaaaagggAACACAGCAGGCGAAGAG CACGTCATCCTCAAGAGGTCATCAAGAGATACAAGAAAGTCCTAAAGGCTTACAAGAAAGGGAGAAAGCTGAGTTTGGCATATCAGAAGGTCGGTGTTGA